The Teredinibacter sp. KSP-S5-2 genome includes a window with the following:
- a CDS encoding TRAP transporter TatT component family protein: MNIFRLSLLICCVSLSSGCSVLSLPDSISRGILNNDDLQMVGEGLPTYLLIVDGLLENYPDDKSILVTASALNGAYAGVFVDDLERKQKLTDKSLGLAQNALCVHNKKACNIRKMPFETYKSLLASMDRKKDLAPLYSLGSAWAAYIQLNSSDWNAIAELTKVQALMQHIVTLNPEFENGMPWLYLGVLNSLLPQSLGGKPEVAKQHFEKAITVSDGKNLIIKVYFAQQYARLTFDQQLHDQLLQDVLAADPHQELLTLQNVYAQSLAKTLLEESQEYFE; encoded by the coding sequence ATGAATATATTTCGTTTATCTCTTTTAATATGCTGTGTTTCTTTATCGAGCGGTTGCTCGGTACTATCTCTGCCCGACTCTATTAGCCGGGGCATACTAAACAACGATGATTTACAAATGGTGGGCGAGGGGTTGCCGACTTACTTGTTGATTGTTGATGGACTGTTGGAAAATTACCCGGATGACAAGTCCATATTGGTTACCGCTTCTGCACTGAATGGTGCTTATGCGGGAGTTTTTGTCGATGACCTGGAGCGGAAACAAAAACTAACAGACAAATCGCTTGGTCTTGCTCAAAATGCGCTATGCGTGCATAACAAAAAGGCCTGCAATATCCGAAAGATGCCTTTTGAAACCTATAAAAGCTTATTGGCTTCTATGGATAGAAAAAAGGATCTGGCGCCTTTATACAGCCTTGGTTCAGCTTGGGCTGCGTATATTCAGCTTAACAGCAGTGATTGGAATGCCATTGCTGAATTAACAAAAGTTCAGGCGCTGATGCAGCATATTGTTACGTTGAATCCTGAGTTCGAGAATGGCATGCCCTGGTTATATTTGGGCGTGCTAAATAGTTTATTGCCTCAGAGCTTGGGGGGTAAACCGGAAGTCGCCAAACAGCACTTTGAAAAAGCGATTACCGTCTCAGATGGAAAAAATCTGATTATTAAGGTTTATTTCGCTCAACAATATGCACGGCTTACCTTTGATCAGCAATTGCATGATCAACTATTACAGGATGTGCTCGCGGCTGACCCACATCAAGAGTTGCTTACTCTGCAAAATGTCTACGCTCAATCTTTGGCGAAGACGTTATTGGAGGAATCTCAAGAGTATTTTGAGTAA
- a CDS encoding 4a-hydroxytetrahydrobiopterin dehydratase, with protein MASLKNQSCEACRIDAPKLTAEELGELKNEIADWQIIEVEGVPQLRRVFTFSDFKQAMEFTHRVAELAEDAGHHPAILVEWGKTEVRWWTHKIKGLHKNDAIMAAKTDDLYTV; from the coding sequence ATGGCATCATTAAAAAATCAGTCTTGCGAAGCATGTCGTATTGATGCTCCCAAACTCACGGCAGAGGAATTGGGAGAATTAAAAAACGAAATTGCTGATTGGCAGATTATTGAAGTTGAGGGTGTGCCACAACTGCGACGCGTTTTTACCTTTTCGGATTTTAAGCAAGCAATGGAATTTACCCATCGTGTGGCGGAGTTAGCTGAAGATGCGGGGCACCACCCGGCTATTCTCGTTGAATGGGGAAAAACTGAGGTGAGATGGTGGACCCACAAGATAAAAGGATTGCATAAGAATGATGCGATAATGGCCGCTAAAACCGACGACCTGTATACGGTTTAG
- the groL gene encoding chaperonin GroEL (60 kDa chaperone family; promotes refolding of misfolded polypeptides especially under stressful conditions; forms two stacked rings of heptamers to form a barrel-shaped 14mer; ends can be capped by GroES; misfolded proteins enter the barrel where they are refolded when GroES binds) translates to MAKDVLFGDDARQRMLAGVNILADAVKTTLGPKGRNVVLDKSFGAPTVTKDGVSVAKEIELEDKFENMGAQMVKEVASKASDDAGDGTTTATVLAQAIVNEGLKSVAAGMNPMDLKRGIDKAVIAAVEYVKGLASPCEDSKAIAQVGTISANSDTSIGEIIANAMEKVGKEGVITVEEGSGLENELDVVEGMQFDRGYLSPYFITNQDNMSVEHESPYILLVDKKISNIRELLPVLEAVAKAGKPLVIVAEDVEGEALATLVVNNMRGIVKVAACKAPGFGDRRKAMLQDIAILTGATVISEEVGLDLESATLEHLGQAKRFTMSKENSVIVDGAGQASDIEARVNQIRAQIEETTSDYDREKLQERVAKLAGGVAVIKVGAATEVEMKEKKARVEDALHATRAAVEEGVVPGGGVALVRAGVALAELEGDNEDQTHGIKAALRAMQMPLRQIVANAGDEPSVVLENIKAKDGNYGYNAGTGVYGDMIEMGILDPAKVTRTALQAAGSIAGLMITTEAMVADKPSDKSGPDMSAMGGMGGMGGMM, encoded by the coding sequence ATGGCTAAAGACGTTTTATTCGGTGATGACGCTCGTCAAAGAATGCTTGCGGGTGTAAACATTTTGGCTGACGCGGTAAAAACTACCTTGGGCCCTAAAGGTCGTAATGTTGTTTTGGACAAATCTTTCGGTGCACCAACCGTGACTAAAGACGGTGTGTCTGTAGCGAAAGAAATCGAGCTTGAAGACAAGTTCGAAAACATGGGCGCGCAAATGGTCAAAGAAGTTGCTTCCAAAGCTTCTGATGACGCTGGTGACGGTACAACAACTGCAACGGTTTTGGCTCAAGCAATTGTAAACGAAGGCTTGAAGTCTGTTGCTGCGGGTATGAATCCTATGGACCTTAAGCGCGGTATCGACAAAGCGGTTATCGCGGCTGTTGAATACGTGAAAGGTCTTGCTTCTCCTTGTGAAGACAGCAAAGCAATTGCCCAGGTTGGCACTATCTCCGCAAACTCTGACACGTCTATTGGCGAAATCATTGCCAATGCAATGGAAAAAGTGGGTAAAGAAGGCGTGATTACTGTTGAAGAAGGCAGTGGTCTTGAGAACGAGTTGGACGTGGTTGAAGGTATGCAATTCGATCGTGGTTACCTTTCTCCATACTTCATTACCAATCAGGACAATATGAGCGTTGAGCACGAAAGCCCATATATCCTGTTGGTAGACAAGAAAATCTCTAACATTCGTGAGCTTCTTCCTGTTTTGGAAGCCGTTGCTAAAGCGGGCAAGCCACTTGTTATCGTTGCTGAAGATGTAGAAGGTGAAGCACTTGCTACGCTAGTTGTGAACAACATGCGCGGTATTGTGAAAGTTGCTGCATGTAAGGCCCCTGGTTTCGGTGATCGTCGTAAAGCCATGTTGCAAGATATTGCTATCTTGACTGGTGCGACGGTTATTTCTGAAGAGGTTGGTTTGGATCTTGAGAGCGCAACACTTGAGCACCTTGGTCAAGCTAAGCGTTTCACAATGTCTAAAGAAAACAGTGTGATCGTTGACGGTGCTGGTCAGGCTTCTGACATCGAAGCGCGTGTAAACCAAATCCGTGCGCAAATCGAAGAAACCACTTCAGACTACGATCGTGAAAAACTTCAAGAGCGTGTTGCCAAACTTGCTGGTGGTGTTGCTGTAATTAAAGTGGGCGCTGCAACTGAAGTTGAAATGAAAGAGAAAAAAGCTCGTGTTGAAGACGCGCTTCATGCAACTCGTGCAGCTGTTGAAGAAGGTGTTGTGCCTGGTGGTGGTGTTGCTTTGGTTCGTGCAGGTGTTGCACTTGCTGAGCTTGAAGGTGACAACGAAGACCAGACTCACGGTATTAAAGCTGCGTTGCGCGCAATGCAAATGCCTCTTCGTCAAATCGTTGCAAACGCTGGTGACGAACCTTCTGTTGTACTTGAAAACATCAAGGCTAAAGACGGTAACTACGGTTACAACGCTGGAACTGGTGTATACGGCGATATGATCGAAATGGGTATCCTTGATCCAGCCAAAGTAACTCGTACAGCACTGCAGGCTGCCGGCTCTATTGCTGGTTTGATGATCACTACTGAAGCGATGGTTGCTGACAAGCCTAGTGATAAGTCTGGCCCAGATATGAGTGCTATGGGCGGCATGGGTGGTATGGGCGGCATGATGTAA
- the dctP gene encoding TRAP transporter substrate-binding protein DctP — MNLVNLIKKTSVIAIALIGFVAITANAKVYKISTLLPDGTYSVTQLKAASKAIAERTEGRVKIKIYPGGVMGDDKTVMSKIRIGQLHGFQANGGALAPFYKDAQVYNTPLAFNNFDDVDKVRKKLDANIVKGYEDNGWKTFGVIESGFAYVMSSKKILSIEDLKSSKLWLPANDPISEKISNAYGVSAIFLGIGDVLTALQTGAVDTIIAPPVAALTLQWFTKVNTVTDMPFMYTYSAIALSAKHFKKMSPADQAIVEEELGKVSTAIDGQNRKDNLSAFTALQSQGLEMLKLSVDEKASIKATSDKAINVLIKDGEFSQSAYDQFIKVLETP, encoded by the coding sequence ATGAATTTGGTAAACCTGATCAAAAAAACATCCGTGATTGCAATCGCCTTAATCGGTTTTGTGGCAATAACTGCGAATGCGAAAGTGTATAAAATATCCACACTATTGCCCGATGGCACTTATTCGGTAACACAGCTCAAAGCTGCTTCAAAAGCCATTGCCGAACGTACAGAGGGACGGGTAAAAATTAAGATATATCCTGGCGGTGTGATGGGTGACGATAAGACGGTAATGAGTAAAATCCGTATTGGTCAGTTACACGGTTTTCAAGCCAATGGTGGTGCGCTAGCGCCTTTCTATAAAGATGCACAGGTGTACAACACTCCACTCGCGTTTAACAACTTTGATGATGTTGACAAGGTCCGCAAAAAGCTGGATGCCAATATTGTTAAAGGTTATGAAGACAACGGCTGGAAAACCTTTGGCGTAATCGAAAGTGGTTTTGCTTATGTGATGTCCAGCAAAAAAATTCTTTCCATTGAGGATTTGAAATCTTCTAAATTGTGGCTTCCCGCAAATGACCCTATCTCTGAAAAAATCTCGAATGCCTACGGTGTTTCAGCCATATTCCTGGGGATTGGTGATGTGTTAACGGCGTTGCAAACCGGAGCGGTTGATACCATTATTGCGCCGCCTGTTGCGGCATTAACCTTACAGTGGTTTACCAAGGTCAACACCGTTACGGATATGCCATTTATGTACACTTATTCGGCTATCGCTTTGTCAGCGAAACACTTTAAGAAAATGAGCCCGGCTGATCAGGCAATTGTGGAAGAAGAGCTAGGCAAAGTCAGTACTGCAATTGATGGACAAAACCGAAAGGACAACCTGAGCGCGTTTACTGCGTTGCAATCTCAGGGCTTGGAAATGTTAAAGCTTTCCGTTGACGAAAAAGCGTCAATCAAAGCGACATCTGACAAAGCTATTAATGTATTGATCAAAGACGGCGAATTTTCTCAGTCAGCCTACGATCAATTTATCAAAGTCCTAGAGACTCCCTAA
- a CDS encoding TRAP transporter large permease subunit: MGSLLSGLLVIAALIGVPIFIVILAAAALGFSFAEIDLMVLPIELYRITESQVLMALPMFALAGFLLSESKTADRLVRLSQAALGWMPGGMIIIALLTCAFFTMLTGGSGVTIVALGALLHPSLLKSGYKDKFSIGLITTSGSLGLLLPPAIPLILYGIIAQQMDIADVSISDLFVAGLVPAFLMILALYGYGLWANRDVKIPLVKFDRKEFFSALNDAKWELAIPVVILGGVFSGVLVISDAAAVTALYVLIIEVFVYREVSISRLPKVMKETMVMVGGIILILGVAMAFTNFLVDAQVPETLFDFIQKHIENKYTFLILLNIVLLLLGALLDIFAALVIMVPLILPVAMSYGIDPVHLGIIFVANMQIGYFTPPVGMNLFIASYRFKRSIHELYIATLPFMAVLLMVLFAITYIPTLSLFLIGK; this comes from the coding sequence ATGGGCTCATTACTTTCCGGTTTGCTCGTTATTGCGGCGCTTATCGGCGTACCAATTTTTATAGTCATTCTTGCAGCGGCAGCTCTGGGGTTTTCGTTCGCTGAAATTGATTTGATGGTATTGCCCATCGAGTTGTACCGTATTACTGAGTCACAGGTGTTGATGGCTTTGCCAATGTTTGCATTGGCCGGTTTTTTATTAAGTGAAAGTAAAACCGCAGATCGATTAGTTCGTTTGTCTCAGGCTGCTCTGGGCTGGATGCCGGGCGGGATGATTATTATCGCGCTACTGACCTGCGCATTTTTTACCATGTTAACGGGTGGTTCCGGTGTCACCATTGTTGCATTAGGTGCTTTGCTTCATCCTTCATTGTTAAAGTCTGGTTACAAAGATAAGTTCAGTATTGGTCTCATCACCACTTCTGGAAGCTTGGGTTTGCTATTACCGCCAGCGATTCCATTGATTTTATACGGCATTATTGCGCAACAAATGGATATTGCCGATGTGTCCATTTCTGACTTGTTTGTTGCTGGCCTTGTGCCTGCCTTTCTGATGATCCTTGCTTTATATGGCTATGGGTTGTGGGCTAATCGAGATGTCAAAATCCCTTTGGTTAAATTTGATCGGAAAGAATTTTTCTCTGCTCTGAATGATGCTAAATGGGAGCTTGCTATCCCGGTTGTGATTCTCGGTGGGGTCTTCAGTGGTGTTCTGGTCATTTCCGATGCGGCTGCAGTAACCGCCTTGTATGTGCTGATTATTGAAGTGTTTGTGTATCGCGAAGTATCTATTTCACGGCTGCCGAAGGTGATGAAAGAAACCATGGTCATGGTCGGCGGGATTATTTTGATTCTCGGCGTGGCAATGGCATTCACAAACTTTTTGGTTGATGCTCAGGTTCCCGAAACCTTATTCGACTTTATTCAGAAACACATCGAGAACAAATATACATTTCTCATACTATTAAATATTGTGCTTTTGCTGTTGGGCGCATTACTCGATATTTTTGCGGCGCTGGTAATTATGGTGCCGCTGATCTTGCCGGTAGCGATGAGTTACGGAATTGACCCGGTTCATCTGGGAATTATTTTTGTGGCCAACATGCAAATTGGTTACTTTACGCCTCCTGTTGGTATGAATCTGTTTATTGCCAGCTATCGGTTCAAGCGTTCAATTCACGAACTATACATCGCGACTCTGCCGTTTATGGCTGTGTTGCTCATGGTGCTTTTTGCCATCACTTATATTCCGACCCTGTCGCTATTTCTCATAGGTAAATAG
- the sodB gene encoding superoxide dismutase [Fe], translating into MAIELPALPYAKDALAPHISEETLEFHYGKHHQTYVDKLNGLIPGTEFEGKSLEDIVKSSEGGVFNNAAQIWNHSFYWNCLSPNGGGEAAGAIADAINAEFGSFEKFKEEFTNSAINNFGSSWTWLVKKADGSVAIINTSNAATPLTDDGLTPVLTVDLWEHAYYIDYRNARPKYMEAFWNLVNWDFVNECFA; encoded by the coding sequence ATGGCTATCGAACTTCCTGCTCTACCTTATGCAAAAGATGCGCTTGCTCCTCATATCTCAGAAGAAACGCTTGAGTTCCATTACGGCAAGCATCACCAAACTTACGTGGATAAGTTGAATGGTTTGATTCCTGGCACTGAGTTTGAAGGCAAGTCTCTTGAAGATATCGTTAAATCATCTGAAGGCGGTGTGTTTAACAATGCGGCACAAATTTGGAACCATTCATTTTACTGGAACTGTCTAAGTCCAAATGGTGGTGGTGAAGCTGCTGGCGCTATTGCCGATGCGATCAATGCAGAATTTGGTTCATTTGAGAAATTTAAAGAAGAGTTCACAAATTCAGCGATTAACAACTTTGGCTCAAGCTGGACCTGGTTAGTTAAGAAAGCTGACGGTAGCGTGGCAATTATTAATACATCCAACGCTGCAACTCCTTTGACTGATGATGGTCTCACTCCTGTGTTGACCGTCGACCTTTGGGAGCACGCGTACTACATTGACTACCGTAATGCGCGTCCTAAGTATATGGAAGCCTTCTGGAACTTGGTGAACTGGGACTTCGTAAACGAGTGTTTCGCCTAA
- a CDS encoding TRAP transporter small permease has translation MSFFKKIGNGFHQVEIGLLVVIPIVAVVLSVLQIFLRNFFESSLPWIDPIVRITVLWIGLLGAMIATRHYEHICIDISSHYLSKPLLSIVYRVIALFSSAICGLMAYHSIRYVIEERAYESTMYADIPSWPFQAIIPIAFAVMCLRFFIQVFKVPTLRLEGER, from the coding sequence ATGTCTTTTTTTAAAAAAATCGGGAATGGCTTCCATCAGGTTGAAATTGGCCTGTTGGTGGTGATTCCCATCGTTGCAGTTGTTCTCTCCGTTCTTCAAATATTTTTGAGGAATTTCTTTGAATCCAGTCTTCCATGGATTGACCCTATCGTCCGAATTACGGTGTTATGGATCGGTTTGTTAGGCGCAATGATTGCAACACGGCACTACGAACACATCTGTATCGATATCAGTTCCCACTATCTGAGTAAGCCACTATTAAGTATTGTTTATCGAGTTATTGCATTGTTTTCCAGTGCAATATGTGGCCTGATGGCCTATCACAGTATTCGATACGTAATCGAAGAACGCGCTTATGAAAGCACGATGTATGCAGATATTCCGTCCTGGCCATTTCAAGCCATTATCCCAATTGCTTTTGCCGTTATGTGTTTACGTTTTTTTATTCAGGTTTTTAAAGTACCGACTTTACGACTGGAAGGAGAACGATAA
- a CDS encoding HD-GYP domain-containing protein, with the protein MELDKDSSKDLMDAFWDLRDEIEHTLLVLVKEPCQEGINRLFRAIHNIKGNASMLGLTRIVDFTHEIEEVAGGLRQGKYALTDAVCETMLLALDRLHDLHQQELYGKKFDYLRIDELKILFQKMAVAKSHEVNDIALQALNVMGAGIAQIDGGYLPVPESYHPFSIESLPEEQQEEKKLHDLFFFQELALQLDLKIEGWEGRSIQMFDWAMKMNLLSGNLVDAEQLAAATYVHDLGLALLPRKYWEGKLDFSPHELEFVKNHPDWGYNLLVRIPGWEEAATMVHHHRECVDGSGYPNGLKGNEIHPGAKILAILDAFFLLTKGRVDSSARHSTVRAVSTINARVDTQFEGMWVQCFNHMIRKELQYGNV; encoded by the coding sequence ATGGAGCTGGATAAAGATAGCAGTAAGGATCTAATGGATGCCTTCTGGGATTTGCGGGACGAGATCGAACATACACTTTTAGTCTTGGTTAAAGAGCCCTGTCAGGAAGGGATTAACAGGTTGTTTCGTGCCATCCATAATATCAAGGGCAATGCCAGCATGTTGGGCTTGACCCGTATTGTCGACTTCACCCATGAAATTGAAGAAGTTGCTGGCGGTTTGCGACAAGGCAAATATGCGCTTACCGATGCGGTATGTGAAACTATGTTGTTGGCTCTGGATAGATTACATGATCTTCATCAGCAGGAATTGTATGGCAAGAAATTTGATTACCTGCGCATAGATGAATTGAAAATTCTCTTCCAAAAAATGGCTGTTGCTAAAAGCCATGAAGTCAATGATATTGCTTTGCAAGCGTTGAACGTAATGGGGGCGGGAATTGCACAAATCGACGGTGGCTACTTGCCTGTTCCAGAAAGTTACCACCCTTTTTCAATCGAATCGTTGCCCGAAGAACAGCAGGAAGAGAAAAAATTACATGATCTTTTTTTCTTCCAGGAACTTGCTCTGCAATTGGATTTGAAAATCGAAGGTTGGGAAGGGCGAAGTATTCAGATGTTTGACTGGGCAATGAAAATGAATTTATTGTCTGGCAATTTAGTCGATGCAGAGCAACTCGCGGCGGCAACCTATGTACATGATTTGGGTTTGGCGTTATTACCTCGGAAGTATTGGGAGGGGAAACTCGATTTTAGTCCACACGAGCTAGAGTTTGTCAAAAACCATCCCGACTGGGGGTATAACCTCTTGGTTCGAATTCCGGGATGGGAAGAGGCTGCAACAATGGTGCATCATCATCGTGAGTGTGTTGATGGCAGTGGTTATCCAAACGGTTTGAAGGGCAACGAAATTCATCCTGGAGCCAAGATCCTTGCCATCCTCGATGCATTTTTTCTTTTAACGAAAGGGCGTGTCGATAGCAGTGCCAGACATTCTACCGTGCGAGCGGTATCTACCATTAACGCCCGAGTTGATACGCAATTTGAAGGGATGTGGGTGCAGTGCTTTAATCATATGATCCGTAAAGAGTTACAGTACGGCAATGTGTAG
- a CDS encoding fumarate hydratase, with product MTTIVRQQDLIDSVADALQFISYYHPKDFIQAVHEAYLKEANPAAKDAMAQILINSRMCAEGKRPICQDTGIVTAFVNIGMDVKVEGDMSLDDMINEGVRRAYNHPDNVLRASILADPDGARKNTGDNTPAVIHYKVVPGNKIDIHVAAKGGGSEAKSKFAMLNPSDNVVEWVLNMVPQMGAGWCPPGMLGIGIGGTAEKAMLLAKEALLDPIDIHELREKGAENRAEELRLELMEKVNALGIGAQGLGGLTTVLDVKIKDYPTHAANKAIAIIPNCAATRHAHFTLDGSGPALQTPPNLDDWPEVTREASDSVKRINLDTITKDELVDLKPGDTVLLSGKLLTGRDAAHKRLVDMIEKGEELPVDFTNRFIYYVGPVDPVRDEVVGPAGPTTATRMDKFTRTVLEKTGLIGMVGKSERGPAAIEAIKDNKAVYLMAVGGAAYLVSKAIVGSKTLAFADLGMEAIYEFEVKDMPVTVAVDTTGESVHQTGPKVWAEKIRTQNIEG from the coding sequence ATGACTACAATTGTCCGTCAGCAGGACTTAATCGACAGCGTTGCCGACGCTCTGCAGTTTATTTCTTATTACCATCCAAAAGATTTCATCCAGGCGGTACACGAAGCCTATCTGAAAGAGGCCAACCCGGCGGCTAAAGACGCCATGGCTCAAATCTTGATCAACTCTAGAATGTGTGCCGAAGGTAAGCGTCCAATCTGTCAGGACACCGGTATTGTGACGGCTTTTGTCAATATTGGTATGGATGTCAAAGTCGAAGGTGATATGAGCCTGGACGATATGATTAACGAAGGCGTTCGTCGTGCCTATAACCACCCAGACAATGTGCTTCGTGCATCAATTTTGGCTGACCCTGACGGAGCACGTAAAAATACTGGCGACAACACGCCCGCAGTTATTCACTACAAAGTTGTACCTGGCAATAAAATTGATATTCATGTCGCGGCAAAAGGTGGCGGCTCTGAAGCGAAGTCCAAATTTGCCATGCTTAACCCTTCCGACAACGTTGTTGAGTGGGTTCTTAACATGGTTCCGCAAATGGGTGCGGGTTGGTGTCCTCCTGGTATGCTGGGTATTGGTATTGGCGGTACAGCTGAAAAGGCGATGTTGCTCGCCAAAGAAGCCTTGTTGGATCCAATTGATATCCATGAGTTACGCGAAAAAGGTGCTGAGAACCGTGCGGAAGAACTGCGCCTGGAACTGATGGAAAAAGTGAACGCTTTGGGTATTGGTGCTCAGGGGCTTGGTGGTTTGACCACCGTGTTGGATGTGAAAATCAAAGACTATCCAACCCATGCGGCAAATAAGGCAATCGCAATTATCCCTAACTGTGCAGCAACGCGACATGCGCACTTTACTCTCGATGGTTCTGGCCCAGCGTTGCAAACGCCGCCAAACCTGGACGATTGGCCCGAAGTTACGCGCGAAGCCAGTGATTCTGTTAAACGTATCAACCTGGACACCATTACCAAAGATGAGTTGGTGGACTTAAAGCCGGGGGATACCGTATTACTTTCCGGTAAGTTATTGACTGGCCGGGATGCAGCTCACAAACGTTTGGTGGATATGATTGAAAAGGGTGAAGAGCTGCCCGTCGACTTTACCAATCGCTTTATCTACTACGTTGGTCCAGTTGACCCTGTTCGTGACGAAGTGGTTGGCCCTGCCGGCCCGACTACCGCAACCAGAATGGATAAGTTTACCCGCACTGTGCTGGAGAAAACCGGACTCATTGGTATGGTCGGTAAATCCGAGCGTGGCCCGGCTGCAATCGAAGCCATTAAAGACAATAAAGCCGTTTATCTCATGGCTGTTGGTGGTGCTGCTTATCTGGTTTCCAAAGCGATTGTGGGTTCGAAAACCCTGGCGTTCGCAGATTTGGGAATGGAAGCGATCTACGAGTTTGAAGTAAAAGATATGCCTGTGACTGTCGCCGTGGATACCACTGGTGAGTCTGTTCACCAGACTGGTCCAAAAGTCTGGGCAGAAAAAATTCGTACCCAAAATATCGAAGGTTAA